The following proteins come from a genomic window of Streptomyces sp. ALI-76-A:
- a CDS encoding toxin Doc, whose protein sequence is MAPVVHIDVPWLLQRHEEVLPEQPTINDFSALVAAVARHRVDPPRLGVDSDAAWRAAALLHTLALLKPLPSANARFACATAVAYMFVSGAGIDPPYGALVDLARDLISGKTDVYGAADRLRSWQI, encoded by the coding sequence ATGGCACCCGTCGTCCACATCGACGTGCCCTGGCTGCTCCAGCGGCACGAAGAGGTTCTGCCCGAACAGCCCACGATCAACGACTTCTCCGCGCTGGTGGCCGCTGTCGCCCGGCACCGCGTCGACCCGCCCCGCCTCGGCGTGGACTCCGACGCCGCCTGGCGGGCCGCCGCCCTGCTGCACACCCTCGCCCTGCTCAAGCCCCTGCCGTCGGCCAACGCCCGCTTCGCCTGCGCGACGGCCGTGGCGTACATGTTCGTCAGCGGCGCCGGCATCGACCCGCCCTATGGCGCCCTCGTCGACCTCGCCCGCGATCTGATCTCCGGCAAGACGGACGTGTACGGCGCCGCCGACCGGCTGCGCTCCTGGCAGATCTGA
- a CDS encoding glycoside hydrolase family 9 protein, translated as MKRRRTALLSLTALLGSALVGLPASQAAADEVEQVRNGTFDTTTAPWWTSSNVTAGLSDGQLCADVPGGTANRWDAAVGQNDLTLVKGESYRFSFTAKGAPDGHVARAIVGLSVAPYDTWFEVSPQLSVSGNAYSYTFTSPVDTTQGQVGFQLGGSAEPFRFCMDDVSLLGGVPPEVYEPDTGPRVRVNQVAYLPAGPKNATLVTDATTKLPWQLKNAGGTVVAHGWTVPRGTDASSGQNVHSIDFGAHRKRGTGYTLVADGEASRPFDIGTGAYDRLRLDAAKYYYTQRSGIAIRDDLRPGYGRPAGHVDVAPNQGDGNVPCQPGVCDYTLDVTGGWYDAGDHGKYVVNGGISTWELLSTYERALHARTGRPAALGDGTLAIPESGNKVPDLLDEVRWELDFLLKMQVPDGKPLAGMAHHKMHDEQWTGLPLLPSDDPQKRELHPPSTQATLNLAATAAQAARLYRPYDKAFAAQALAAARKAWTAALAHPARYADPDDGIGGGAYADSDATDEFYWAAAELYLTTGEKPFADHVLNSPVHTADIFGPLGYDWARTAAAARLDLATVPNRLPGRDKVRQSVVKGADRYLATLTAHPYGMPYAPADNVYDWGSNHQILHNAVVIASAYDITGGSKYRDGALQSMDYLFGRNALNISYVTGYGEVDAKNQHSRWYARQLDASLPNPPDGTLAGGPNSSIQDPYAQSKLQGCVGQFCYIDDIQSWSTNEHTINWNSALTRMASFVADQG; from the coding sequence GTGAAACGACGCAGAACCGCCCTGCTCTCCCTGACGGCCCTGCTGGGGTCGGCACTGGTGGGTCTCCCCGCCTCCCAAGCCGCCGCCGACGAGGTCGAACAGGTCAGGAACGGCACCTTCGACACCACCACCGCCCCCTGGTGGACCAGCAGCAACGTCACCGCGGGCCTGTCCGACGGACAGCTCTGCGCGGACGTGCCGGGCGGCACCGCCAACCGCTGGGACGCCGCCGTGGGCCAGAACGACCTCACCCTGGTCAAGGGAGAGTCCTACCGGTTCTCCTTCACCGCCAAGGGCGCGCCCGACGGCCATGTCGCGCGCGCGATCGTCGGCCTGTCGGTGGCGCCCTACGACACCTGGTTCGAGGTGAGCCCGCAGCTGAGCGTCTCCGGGAACGCCTACTCCTACACGTTCACCTCGCCCGTCGACACCACCCAGGGTCAGGTCGGCTTCCAACTCGGCGGCAGCGCCGAGCCGTTCCGCTTCTGCATGGACGACGTGTCGCTGCTGGGCGGAGTGCCGCCCGAGGTGTACGAGCCCGACACCGGACCCCGGGTCCGCGTCAACCAGGTCGCCTATCTGCCCGCCGGACCCAAGAACGCCACGCTCGTCACCGACGCCACCACGAAGCTGCCCTGGCAGCTGAAGAACGCCGGCGGCACCGTGGTCGCCCACGGCTGGACCGTCCCGCGCGGCACCGACGCCTCCTCCGGACAGAACGTCCACTCGATCGACTTCGGCGCCCACAGGAAGCGGGGCACGGGGTACACCCTGGTCGCCGACGGCGAGGCCAGCCGCCCCTTCGACATCGGCACCGGCGCCTACGACAGGCTGCGCCTGGACGCCGCGAAGTACTACTACACCCAGCGCAGCGGCATCGCGATCCGCGACGACCTGCGCCCGGGCTACGGCCGTCCGGCCGGCCACGTCGACGTGGCACCCAACCAGGGCGACGGGAACGTGCCCTGCCAGCCGGGAGTCTGCGACTACACGCTCGACGTCACCGGCGGCTGGTACGACGCCGGAGACCACGGCAAGTACGTCGTCAACGGCGGCATCTCCACCTGGGAGCTGCTGAGCACGTACGAACGCGCGCTGCACGCCCGCACCGGGCGGCCCGCCGCGCTGGGTGACGGCACCCTCGCCATCCCGGAGAGCGGCAACAAGGTGCCGGACCTCCTCGACGAGGTGCGGTGGGAGCTGGACTTCCTGCTGAAGATGCAGGTGCCGGACGGGAAGCCGCTGGCCGGCATGGCCCACCACAAGATGCACGACGAACAGTGGACCGGCCTGCCGCTGCTGCCCAGCGACGACCCGCAGAAGCGCGAACTGCACCCGCCGAGCACCCAGGCCACCCTGAACCTGGCGGCGACGGCCGCGCAGGCGGCCCGCCTGTACCGGCCCTACGACAAGGCGTTCGCGGCGCAGGCCCTGGCCGCCGCCCGCAAGGCCTGGACGGCCGCGCTCGCCCACCCCGCCCGGTACGCCGACCCGGACGACGGCATCGGCGGTGGCGCCTACGCCGACTCCGACGCCACCGACGAGTTCTACTGGGCGGCGGCCGAGCTGTACCTCACCACCGGGGAGAAGCCGTTCGCGGACCACGTCCTGAACTCGCCCGTCCACACCGCCGACATCTTCGGCCCGCTCGGCTACGACTGGGCCCGGACGGCCGCGGCGGCCCGGCTGGACCTCGCGACCGTGCCGAACAGGCTGCCCGGCCGCGACAAGGTGCGCCAGTCCGTCGTCAAGGGCGCCGACCGGTACCTGGCCACGCTCACGGCACATCCGTACGGCATGCCGTACGCGCCCGCCGACAACGTCTACGACTGGGGCTCCAACCACCAGATCCTGCACAACGCGGTCGTCATCGCCTCCGCGTACGACATCACCGGCGGCTCCAAGTACCGTGACGGTGCCCTCCAGAGCATGGACTACCTGTTCGGCCGCAACGCGCTGAACATCTCGTACGTCACCGGCTACGGCGAGGTCGACGCGAAGAACCAGCACAGCCGTTGGTACGCCCGCCAGCTGGACGCGAGCCTGCCGAACCCGCCCGACGGAACCCTCGCCGGCGGACCGAACTCGAGCATCCAGGACCCCTACGCACAGAGCAAACTCCAGGGCTGCGTCGGCCAGTTCTGCTACATCGACGACATCCAGTCCTGGTCGACGAACGAGCACACCATCAACTGGAACTCCGCCCTGACCCGGATGGCGTCCTTCGTGGCGGATCAGGGCTGA
- a CDS encoding SLC13 family permease encodes MNTPLAESLSVVLLVAVLAWAVLRPFGRPEAVVAVPAAGVVIATGAISLEHARQEAERLGPVIGFLAAVLVLAHFCAVEGLFQACGAWMARWAAGSPRRLLTAVFVLASAITAVLSLDATVVLLTPVVFATASRMRVAAEPHAYASAHLSNTASLLLPVSNLTNLLAFTASGLSFTRFAALMALPWLVAITAEYLVFRRFFRRELTRAAPSPDPADAPELPLFALVTVACTLAGFVVTSALGTEPAWAALAGALVLAVRALLRRRTTPSGVLRAASPAFLAFVLALGVVVRAVVDHGLADALRHVLPEGTGPVALLGIAVLAAVLANLINNLPAVLVLLPLTAAAGPGAVLAVLLGVNIGPNLTYAGSLATLLWRRIAHEHRHDVGLGTFTRLGLLSVPAALVPAVLALWASLQVVGA; translated from the coding sequence CTGAACACCCCGCTCGCCGAGTCCCTGTCCGTCGTCCTGCTCGTCGCCGTGCTCGCCTGGGCCGTCCTGCGGCCCTTCGGACGGCCGGAGGCGGTGGTCGCGGTCCCGGCGGCGGGGGTGGTGATCGCGACCGGGGCGATCTCGCTGGAGCACGCGCGGCAGGAGGCCGAGCGGCTGGGTCCGGTGATCGGGTTCCTCGCCGCGGTGCTGGTGCTCGCCCACTTCTGTGCCGTCGAGGGTCTGTTCCAGGCGTGCGGGGCGTGGATGGCCCGGTGGGCGGCGGGATCGCCGCGGCGGCTGCTGACAGCGGTGTTCGTCCTGGCGTCGGCCATCACCGCGGTCCTCAGCCTGGACGCCACGGTGGTGCTGCTGACGCCGGTGGTGTTCGCCACCGCCTCCCGGATGCGGGTCGCCGCCGAGCCGCACGCCTACGCGAGCGCCCACCTGTCGAACACGGCCTCACTGCTGCTGCCGGTGTCCAACCTGACCAATCTGCTGGCGTTCACGGCGAGCGGGCTGAGCTTCACCCGGTTCGCCGCGCTGATGGCGCTGCCCTGGCTGGTCGCGATCACCGCCGAGTACCTGGTCTTCCGGCGCTTCTTCCGCCGCGAGCTGACGCGGGCCGCCCCCTCCCCCGATCCGGCCGACGCGCCCGAGCTGCCGCTGTTCGCGCTGGTCACCGTCGCCTGCACGCTGGCCGGGTTCGTCGTGACCTCCGCCCTCGGCACCGAGCCGGCCTGGGCCGCGCTGGCGGGGGCGCTCGTGCTGGCCGTCCGGGCGCTCCTGCGGCGGCGGACCACACCGTCCGGTGTGCTGCGGGCGGCGTCGCCCGCGTTCCTGGCGTTCGTCCTCGCGCTCGGCGTGGTGGTGCGCGCCGTGGTCGACCACGGCCTCGCCGACGCCCTGCGGCACGTGCTGCCGGAGGGGACGGGGCCGGTCGCGCTGCTCGGCATCGCCGTCCTGGCCGCCGTACTGGCGAACCTGATCAACAACCTGCCCGCGGTGCTGGTCCTGCTGCCGCTCACCGCGGCGGCCGGACCCGGCGCCGTGCTCGCGGTGCTGCTCGGCGTGAACATCGGTCCGAACCTCACCTACGCCGGGTCGCTGGCCACGCTGCTGTGGCGGCGCATCGCGCACGAGCACCGGCACGACGTCGGACTCGGCACGTTCACCCGGCTCGGGCTGCTCTCCGTCCCGGCCGCGCTGGTGCCCGCCGTGCTGGCCCTGTGGGCGTCGCTCCAGGTCGTCGGGGCCTGA
- a CDS encoding glycoside hydrolase family 2 TIM barrel-domain containing protein — translation MQVTRRSVLLASAAAPVAGALPGSAVARAAGAAGSSSGRSTVALRDGWRFALVDPAGITDPTGEYADAAAPGYDDSGWRQVAVPHDWSIELAPTTRHGTTSGTGFFPGGLGWYRLAFTLPPALAGKRISVEFDGVYMDAYVHCNGTEAGRHPYGYTGFAVDLTDLLHTDGTTENVLAVRVRNRLPSSRWYSGSGIYRKARLVVTEPVHVARWGTHVTTPEITAGRATVRVETSVVNASGAASEVEIRSRIKDPRGRTVARTATTVTVAGQATQAHELAVPDPQLWDLGSPRRYSVETELRVGGRTVDTYRTPFGFRTFRFDPDEGFHLNGTYHKLKGVDLHHDLGALGAAVSKDAIRRQLTIMRSMGVNAFRTSHNPPSPEMIEVCEELGIVMLVEAFDCWRSPKVRYDYGRFFDEWSDRDLAEMVLAARNSPAVLMWSIGNEISEFTSPAGLAIADRLIAGIKALDATRPVVIGSHRHRTVPAVGSPGDLILAKLDGLGLNYNTAKSVDALHARYPHLFLFESESSSETSTRGAYQEPERLNTGENHTPGRRETSSYDNNLASWTMSGEYGHKKDRDRKWFAGQFLWSGIDYIGEPTPYDVFPVKASFFGAVDTAGFPKDMYYLFQSQWVSEPMVHLLPMTWNHQEGDTVEVWAYANVDTVELYLDGKSLGVRKFDRKRTTDGREYLETTEATGDDKTFTDGPYPGSYTSPNGSAGKLHLTWKVPYRPGELKAVARSDGRVVATDVLRTAGKPHAVRLTTDRTALPADGRSLVFVTADVVDARGVVVPDAEHLISFDVRGGSLAGLDNGRQESAERYQASTRTAFHGKALAIVRSGTDPGTLKVTARVRGLRSGTATVRTTPARSAAVTSPAVFTPDHPAPPEYPFADASHSGRPDTLPAAMLDGDPATGWSNAFSKAATALLPAVDGARAEDWVAVDFGRTRTFDRVEVSFTLGATHSLPASAEVEVWDGRAYLPVKGAAVEWATASDAPTVVTFDAARGSRLRLTLTSAHPGEARGGIRVSKLEVPAV, via the coding sequence ATGCAGGTCACTCGCAGATCGGTCCTGCTCGCGTCCGCCGCCGCACCGGTCGCCGGAGCGTTGCCGGGTTCCGCGGTGGCTCGCGCCGCCGGGGCCGCGGGCAGCTCGTCCGGCCGCAGCACCGTCGCCCTGCGCGACGGCTGGCGCTTCGCGCTGGTCGACCCCGCCGGGATCACCGACCCGACCGGTGAGTACGCCGACGCCGCCGCACCCGGGTACGACGACTCCGGATGGCGTCAGGTCGCGGTGCCGCACGACTGGAGCATCGAGCTCGCCCCGACCACCCGGCACGGCACGACCAGTGGCACCGGGTTCTTCCCCGGCGGCCTCGGCTGGTACCGGCTCGCCTTCACCCTGCCGCCCGCGCTGGCCGGCAAGCGGATCTCGGTGGAGTTCGACGGCGTCTACATGGACGCGTACGTCCACTGCAACGGCACCGAGGCCGGCCGGCACCCGTACGGCTACACCGGCTTCGCCGTCGACCTCACCGACCTGCTGCACACCGACGGGACCACGGAGAACGTGCTCGCGGTCAGGGTGCGCAACCGCCTGCCCAGCAGCCGCTGGTACTCGGGCAGCGGCATCTACCGCAAGGCCCGCCTCGTCGTCACGGAACCGGTGCACGTGGCCCGCTGGGGCACCCACGTCACCACGCCCGAGATCACCGCCGGGCGCGCCACGGTCAGGGTGGAGACCTCGGTGGTGAACGCGTCCGGCGCCGCGAGCGAAGTCGAGATCCGGTCCCGGATCAAGGACCCCCGCGGTCGTACGGTGGCCCGGACGGCGACCACCGTCACCGTCGCCGGACAGGCCACACAGGCGCATGAACTCGCCGTCCCGGACCCCCAGCTGTGGGACCTCGGCTCGCCCCGCCGCTACTCCGTGGAGACCGAACTGCGCGTCGGCGGCAGGACCGTCGACACCTACCGCACCCCGTTCGGCTTCCGCACCTTCCGCTTCGACCCGGACGAGGGCTTCCACCTCAACGGCACCTACCACAAGCTCAAGGGCGTCGACCTGCACCACGACCTGGGCGCCCTCGGCGCCGCGGTCAGCAAGGACGCGATCCGCAGACAGCTGACCATCATGCGGTCGATGGGCGTCAACGCCTTCCGCACCTCCCACAACCCGCCCTCGCCGGAGATGATCGAGGTCTGCGAGGAACTGGGCATCGTGATGCTGGTGGAGGCCTTCGACTGCTGGCGCAGCCCCAAGGTGCGCTACGACTACGGCCGGTTCTTCGACGAGTGGTCCGACCGGGACCTCGCGGAGATGGTGCTGGCGGCCCGCAACTCGCCCGCCGTCCTCATGTGGTCGATCGGCAACGAGATCTCCGAGTTCACCTCCCCGGCCGGCCTCGCCATCGCGGACCGCCTCATCGCCGGCATCAAGGCGCTCGACGCCACCCGCCCCGTGGTGATCGGCTCCCACCGGCACCGCACCGTGCCCGCCGTGGGCTCCCCGGGCGACCTCATCCTCGCCAAGCTGGACGGCCTCGGGCTCAACTACAACACCGCCAAGTCGGTGGACGCCCTGCACGCCCGCTACCCGCACCTGTTCCTCTTCGAGTCCGAGTCGTCCTCCGAGACCTCCACGCGCGGCGCCTACCAGGAGCCCGAGCGGCTCAACACCGGCGAGAACCACACCCCGGGCAGGCGGGAGACGTCGTCGTACGACAACAACCTCGCCTCCTGGACCATGAGCGGGGAGTACGGCCACAAGAAGGACCGGGACCGCAAGTGGTTCGCCGGGCAGTTCCTGTGGTCGGGCATCGACTACATCGGGGAGCCCACGCCGTACGACGTCTTCCCGGTGAAGGCGTCCTTCTTCGGCGCCGTCGACACGGCCGGCTTCCCGAAGGACATGTACTACCTGTTCCAGAGCCAGTGGGTCAGTGAGCCCATGGTCCACCTGCTGCCGATGACCTGGAACCACCAGGAGGGCGACACGGTCGAGGTGTGGGCGTACGCCAACGTCGACACCGTCGAGCTGTACCTCGACGGAAAGTCGCTGGGCGTACGGAAGTTCGACCGGAAGAGGACCACCGACGGCCGGGAGTACCTGGAGACCACCGAGGCCACCGGCGACGACAAGACCTTCACCGACGGCCCCTACCCCGGCAGTTACACCAGCCCGAACGGCAGCGCGGGCAAGCTCCACCTGACCTGGAAAGTGCCCTACCGGCCCGGCGAGTTGAAGGCGGTGGCGCGCAGCGACGGCAGAGTGGTCGCCACCGACGTGCTGCGCACGGCCGGGAAGCCGCACGCCGTACGCCTCACCACCGACCGCACGGCGCTGCCCGCCGACGGCCGTTCACTGGTCTTCGTCACCGCCGACGTCGTCGACGCCCGCGGGGTGGTGGTGCCCGACGCCGAGCACCTGATCTCCTTCGACGTGCGGGGCGGCTCGCTCGCCGGACTCGACAACGGCCGGCAGGAGAGCGCCGAGCGGTACCAGGCCAGTACCCGGACCGCCTTCCACGGCAAGGCCCTCGCGATCGTACGGTCCGGAACCGACCCGGGGACGCTCAAGGTGACCGCGCGGGTGCGGGGCCTGCGGTCGGGCACCGCGACCGTGCGCACCACGCCCGCCCGCTCGGCCGCCGTCACCTCGCCGGCCGTGTTCACCCCCGACCATCCGGCGCCCCCGGAGTACCCCTTCGCGGACGCCAGTCACTCCGGCCGCCCGGACACCCTGCCCGCCGCGATGCTGGACGGCGACCCGGCCACCGGCTGGTCCAACGCCTTCAGCAAGGCGGCCACGGCCCTGCTGCCCGCGGTCGACGGCGCCCGCGCCGAGGACTGGGTCGCCGTGGACTTCGGACGCACGCGGACCTTCGACCGGGTGGAGGTCTCCTTCACCCTGGGCGCGACCCACAGCCTGCCCGCCTCCGCCGAGGTCGAGGTGTGGGACGGCCGCGCGTACCTGCCGGTGAAGGGGGCGGCCGTCGAATGGGCCACCGCCTCGGACGCGCCGACGGTCGTCACCTTCGACGCCGCCCGCGGCTCCCGGCTCCGGCTCACGCTGACCAGCGCCCACCCGGGCGAGGCCCGGGGCGGGATCCGCGTCAGCAAGCTGGAGGTGCCGGCCGTCTGA
- a CDS encoding DUF4232 domain-containing protein, translating into MAKTSQGARRAAGLTAGAVAVLGLLTACGGGDDPAGPARTVSGPPATGDATTASPSPSATGTATEGETDTPATADGGRCRTSELSASVGRDNPGAGQQNFPLVLTNTSGRTCTLRGYPGAAFLDAAGRQLGPDPKRSAGTAETVTLAPGKSAWAGLSFAAPRISGARAATPASLLVTPPDERDPLKVAWKAGEIPVSGNESSVRLIPFGPGTGA; encoded by the coding sequence ATGGCGAAGACGTCCCAGGGCGCTCGGCGGGCGGCCGGGCTGACGGCGGGCGCGGTCGCGGTGCTCGGCCTGCTGACCGCGTGCGGCGGCGGAGACGACCCGGCGGGCCCCGCGCGGACGGTGTCCGGCCCGCCCGCGACCGGCGACGCCACGACCGCCTCGCCAAGTCCCTCCGCCACGGGCACCGCGACCGAGGGCGAGACCGACACCCCGGCCACCGCCGACGGTGGCCGCTGCCGCACCTCCGAGCTGAGCGCGTCCGTCGGCCGCGACAACCCGGGCGCGGGGCAGCAGAACTTCCCCCTCGTCCTGACCAACACCTCCGGCCGCACCTGCACCCTGCGCGGCTATCCGGGGGCCGCGTTCCTCGACGCCGCGGGCAGGCAGCTGGGCCCGGACCCGAAGCGGTCCGCCGGCACCGCCGAGACGGTCACGCTGGCCCCGGGTAAGAGCGCGTGGGCCGGGCTGTCGTTCGCCGCCCCCCGGATCAGCGGGGCGCGCGCGGCCACTCCCGCGTCGCTGCTGGTGACCCCGCCGGACGAGCGGGACCCGCTGAAGGTGGCGTGGAAGGCCGGGGAGATCCCGGTGTCCGGCAACGAGTCGTCGGTGCGTCTGATCCCCTTCGGCCCGGGCACCGGGGCGTGA
- a CDS encoding SpoIIE family protein phosphatase encodes MSPVYPSDDAATARAVIDDAGTLVEWNDGARRLLGHTAAEVLGRPAAGLLADPAALPVPREPRWDGTLTLRHRDGSTVTVWLLVHHRAPVGDGPAHWLVITPLEGDGPVAPDDPLERAQLLQSPCAVAIYDERLRLRRMNSAMAEVLGLPEERVRGLKVSELSARAQSADIEQHLHQVLTSGRGHDVRTYLPIGDHSRMNAWLARMAPITDDTGRVRGVCVAAHDFTEQYLARERLQLVNEASVRIGTTLDVTRTAQELADVCVPALADFVSVDLLDPAEAGGEPSTGGLTAPVSLRRAAHRSVNPGDPEAVAKPGQVDVYPANSPQADSLVAGHTIVASAETGDLTEWLSWDEARLERIEQYGIHSTMSVPILARGQTLGVAVLTRFRRPDGFTRDDVLLAEEVTARAAVCIDNARRYSRERDTALALQRSLLPRSLPRTAAVEAASRYLPAARAGVGGDWFDVIPLSGMRVAMVVGDVVGHGIQASATMGRLRTAVRTLADIDLAPDELLTHLDDLVVRLSAEAGGEGSPGEVGATCLYAVYDPVSRRCTLARAGHPAPVMLPPGGTPREVDLPPGPPLGLGGLPFESVELALAEGTVLSLYTDGLIETRERDMDASHTLLCEALAAGTGSLDETCDRVLHSLLPPGGAPDDVALLLARTLGLPASQVTTWDIPADPALVSPIRKQVVAQLALWSLSEAAFTVELVVSELVTNAIRYGAHPIRLRLIHDAATLICEVSDTNHTAPHLRRAKTWDEGGRGLLLVAQLTQRWGSRHTAEGKTIWAEVTLVEQE; translated from the coding sequence ATGAGCCCCGTGTACCCGTCCGACGACGCCGCAACGGCGCGGGCCGTCATCGATGACGCGGGCACGCTCGTCGAGTGGAACGACGGCGCACGTCGGCTCCTGGGTCACACGGCCGCCGAGGTCCTCGGCCGTCCCGCCGCCGGCCTGCTCGCCGACCCGGCCGCGCTGCCGGTGCCCCGGGAACCCCGCTGGGACGGCACGCTCACCCTGCGTCACCGTGACGGCTCGACGGTGACCGTCTGGCTGCTCGTCCACCACCGGGCACCGGTGGGCGACGGCCCGGCACACTGGCTCGTGATCACCCCGCTGGAGGGCGACGGCCCGGTCGCGCCCGACGACCCCCTGGAGCGGGCCCAGCTCCTCCAGTCCCCCTGCGCCGTCGCCATCTACGACGAGCGGCTGCGGCTGCGCCGGATGAACTCCGCCATGGCCGAGGTGCTCGGGCTGCCCGAGGAGCGGGTACGGGGGCTGAAGGTGTCGGAGCTGAGCGCCCGGGCGCAGAGCGCGGACATCGAGCAGCATCTGCACCAGGTGCTCACCAGCGGCCGGGGGCACGACGTACGCACCTACCTGCCGATCGGCGACCACAGCCGGATGAACGCCTGGCTGGCGCGGATGGCGCCGATCACCGACGACACGGGCCGGGTGCGGGGCGTGTGCGTCGCCGCCCACGACTTCACCGAGCAGTACCTGGCGCGGGAGCGGCTGCAACTGGTGAACGAGGCGAGCGTCCGCATCGGCACCACCCTCGACGTCACCCGGACGGCGCAGGAGCTCGCGGACGTCTGCGTGCCCGCCCTGGCCGACTTCGTCAGTGTCGATCTGCTGGACCCCGCGGAGGCCGGCGGGGAGCCCTCCACCGGGGGGCTGACCGCGCCGGTCAGTCTGCGCCGGGCGGCTCACCGCTCGGTCAACCCGGGCGACCCGGAGGCCGTGGCCAAGCCGGGCCAGGTGGACGTGTACCCGGCGAACTCGCCGCAGGCCGACTCGCTGGTGGCGGGCCACACCATCGTGGCCTCGGCGGAGACCGGTGATCTGACCGAGTGGCTGTCCTGGGACGAAGCACGCCTCGAACGGATCGAGCAGTACGGCATCCACTCCACGATGTCCGTGCCGATCCTCGCCCGCGGCCAGACCCTCGGCGTGGCCGTCCTGACCCGCTTCCGGCGGCCGGACGGGTTCACCCGCGACGACGTGCTGCTCGCCGAGGAGGTCACCGCCCGGGCCGCCGTCTGCATCGACAACGCCCGCCGCTACTCCCGCGAGCGTGACACCGCCCTCGCCCTCCAGCGCAGCCTGCTGCCCCGGTCGCTGCCGCGCACCGCCGCCGTGGAGGCGGCCTCCCGCTATCTCCCGGCGGCCCGGGCGGGGGTGGGCGGCGACTGGTTCGACGTGATCCCGCTGTCCGGCATGCGGGTCGCGATGGTCGTCGGCGACGTCGTCGGCCACGGCATCCAGGCCTCGGCGACGATGGGCCGGCTCCGCACCGCCGTCCGCACCCTCGCCGACATCGACCTCGCCCCGGACGAGCTGCTCACCCACCTGGACGACCTGGTCGTACGGCTGTCCGCGGAGGCCGGCGGGGAGGGCAGTCCCGGCGAGGTCGGCGCCACCTGCCTCTACGCGGTGTACGACCCCGTGTCGCGGCGCTGCACGCTGGCGCGGGCGGGGCATCCGGCGCCCGTCATGCTCCCGCCGGGCGGCACGCCCCGGGAGGTCGATCTGCCGCCCGGTCCGCCGCTGGGCCTGGGCGGGCTGCCGTTCGAGTCGGTCGAGCTCGCGCTCGCCGAAGGCACCGTGCTGTCGCTGTACACGGACGGCCTGATCGAGACCCGGGAGCGGGATATGGACGCCAGTCACACGCTGCTGTGCGAGGCGCTGGCGGCCGGAACCGGCTCCCTGGACGAGACCTGTGACCGCGTCCTGCACAGCCTGCTCCCGCCGGGCGGCGCCCCGGACGACGTGGCCCTGCTGCTGGCCCGCACCCTGGGACTGCCCGCCTCCCAGGTCACCACCTGGGACATCCCGGCCGACCCGGCGCTCGTCTCACCGATCCGCAAGCAGGTCGTCGCCCAGCTCGCTCTGTGGAGCCTGAGCGAGGCGGCGTTCACCGTCGAGCTGGTGGTCAGTGAGCTGGTCACCAACGCCATCCGGTACGGCGCTCACCCGATCCGGCTGCGGCTGATCCACGACGCGGCCACGCTGATCTGCGAGGTGTCCGACACCAACCACACGGCCCCGCACCTGCGCCGGGCCAAGACATGGGACGAGGGCGGCCGGGGCCTCCTCCTGGTCGCCCAGCTCACCCAGCGCTGGGGCAGCCGGCACACCGCCGAGGGCAAGACGATCTGGGCGGAGGTCACGCTCGTCGAGCAGGAGTGA